The following coding sequences lie in one Myxococcus xanthus genomic window:
- a CDS encoding thymidylate synthase gives MQPYLSLLDHVLHHGVKKGDRTGTGTLSVFGPQLRFDLTQGFPLLTTKKVHTKSILHELLWMLAGDTNVRTLQAQGVTIWDEWANADGSLGPVYGHQWRSWTAPDGGHIDQMEALVEGLKKNPDSRRHIISAWNVADLPSMKLPPCHVLFQFYVANGRLSCQLYQRSADLFLGLPFNIASYSLLTMMVAQVTGLQAHEFIHTVGDAHLYLNHVEQAKTQLSREPRALPRMRINPDVTDLFAFKYEDFTLEGYDPHPAIKAPVAV, from the coding sequence GCTCAGCGTCTTCGGACCCCAGCTCCGGTTCGACCTCACGCAAGGCTTCCCGCTCCTCACCACGAAGAAGGTGCACACGAAGTCCATCCTCCATGAGCTGCTGTGGATGCTCGCGGGGGACACCAACGTGCGCACGCTCCAGGCCCAGGGCGTCACCATCTGGGACGAATGGGCCAACGCCGACGGCAGCCTCGGCCCCGTGTACGGGCACCAGTGGCGCTCGTGGACGGCGCCCGATGGTGGGCACATCGACCAGATGGAGGCGCTGGTGGAGGGGCTGAAGAAGAACCCCGACTCGCGCCGCCACATCATCAGCGCGTGGAACGTGGCGGACCTGCCGTCCATGAAGCTGCCGCCCTGCCACGTCCTCTTCCAGTTCTACGTGGCCAACGGGCGGCTGTCCTGCCAGCTCTATCAGCGCAGCGCGGACCTCTTCCTGGGGCTGCCCTTCAACATCGCCTCGTACTCATTGCTGACGATGATGGTGGCGCAGGTGACGGGGCTGCAGGCGCACGAGTTCATCCACACCGTGGGTGACGCGCACCTGTACCTGAACCACGTCGAGCAGGCGAAGACGCAACTGTCGCGCGAGCCGCGCGCCCTGCCTCGCATGCGCATCAACCCCGATGTGACGGACCTCTTCGCCTTCAAGTACGAGGACTTCACGCTCGAAGGCTACGACCCGCACCCCGCCATCAAGGCGCCCGTGGCCGTATGA
- a CDS encoding dihydrofolate reductase → MKLSAIVAMAANRVIGAGNQLPWRLPADLAHFKRITMGHTLVMGRKTYESIGRPLPGRTFIVVTRQRDFAPPGVQVAHSVDEALSVAEASGDPEVFIAGGADLYAQTMDRVRRLYLTRIARDFPGDTWFPDVDLSGWTRVEEEAHPDAEPPHTFLTYER, encoded by the coding sequence ATGAAGCTGTCCGCCATCGTCGCCATGGCGGCGAACCGTGTCATCGGCGCCGGCAACCAGCTCCCGTGGCGGCTGCCCGCGGACCTCGCGCACTTCAAGCGCATCACCATGGGCCACACCCTGGTGATGGGGCGCAAGACGTACGAGTCCATCGGCCGCCCACTGCCAGGCCGCACCTTCATCGTCGTCACCCGTCAGCGCGACTTCGCGCCCCCGGGCGTCCAGGTGGCGCACTCCGTGGACGAAGCGCTCTCCGTGGCGGAAGCCAGCGGCGACCCGGAGGTCTTCATCGCCGGAGGCGCGGACCTCTACGCCCAGACGATGGACCGCGTGCGGCGCCTCTACCTCACGCGCATCGCCCGGGACTTCCCTGGCGACACCTGGTTTCCTGACGTGGACCTGTCGGGTTGGACGCGCGTCGAAGAGGAAGCACATCCCGACGCCGAGCCACCCCACACCTTCCTCACCTACGAGCGCTGA
- a CDS encoding cytochrome c/FTR1 family iron permease, which translates to MTRAASLLLFLLLALPVASRADDGASEERTWHRLIGILQYLEADYPLAIESQSAFELAEQKSFAAEAVDAARGLGPAAAAFLPRVQDIQARVDKGEDPDGVSRDCGELVENLVTAGGLARSPRRPPDLALGQSLFATNCAACHGADGSANVAIAANMEPAPANFQDAELMEGLTPYKAFNTTSFGVPGTAMPAYPTLSEEERWSLAFYVFTMRLPECEGTPPRVSLERLANATDADLVKEFGQENLACLRRKMLDADEERSLLAARENVQQAMRLGAAGDIAGAKAALLDGYLNGVEPVEPKLSARDSALTLKIEQGFLKARMAAERGSPHLQDEGRELLALLDQARRDSGTTASLLSTMWLTLLILLREGFEATIIVAALLAALRKMKATEHARVVHFGWISALIVGALSYVLGRHLLAGAQREWMEGIAALVAVAMLLYAAMWLNARSNISQFMGELREKMQGALGRGSMLGLFLIAFTAVLRESFETAIFLQGLALDSPEGVAWGALAGAVAMAVMVLFINRLGYRLPMKTLFNASTVILVLTAVMLLGKGLHSLQEVGALPLEPLPFPFITVDMLGIYPDALSLVPQLLLGGIPLALVLLRRKGRAQPVSEASAG; encoded by the coding sequence ATGACTCGCGCCGCCTCGCTGCTGCTGTTCCTCCTGCTTGCCCTGCCTGTTGCATCCCGCGCGGACGACGGCGCCTCCGAGGAACGCACGTGGCACCGGCTCATCGGCATCCTCCAGTACCTGGAAGCGGACTATCCGCTCGCCATCGAGTCGCAGTCCGCGTTCGAGCTGGCGGAGCAGAAGAGCTTCGCGGCGGAGGCGGTGGACGCGGCGCGCGGCCTGGGCCCCGCGGCAGCGGCCTTCCTGCCGCGCGTACAGGACATCCAGGCCCGCGTGGACAAGGGTGAGGACCCTGACGGCGTCAGCCGCGACTGCGGTGAGCTGGTGGAGAACCTCGTCACGGCCGGAGGGCTGGCCCGCAGCCCACGCCGCCCGCCGGACCTGGCGCTGGGCCAGTCGCTGTTCGCCACCAACTGCGCCGCGTGCCATGGCGCCGACGGCAGCGCGAACGTGGCCATCGCCGCCAACATGGAGCCGGCGCCCGCCAACTTCCAGGACGCGGAGCTGATGGAAGGCCTCACGCCGTACAAGGCCTTCAACACCACCAGCTTCGGTGTGCCGGGCACCGCGATGCCGGCCTACCCCACCCTGTCCGAGGAGGAGCGCTGGTCGCTGGCCTTCTACGTCTTCACCATGCGCCTGCCCGAGTGCGAGGGCACGCCGCCACGCGTCTCCCTGGAGCGGCTCGCCAACGCCACCGACGCGGACCTGGTGAAGGAGTTCGGCCAGGAGAACCTCGCCTGTCTGCGCCGGAAGATGCTGGACGCGGACGAGGAGCGCTCGCTGCTCGCCGCCCGGGAGAACGTGCAGCAGGCCATGCGCCTGGGCGCCGCGGGTGACATCGCGGGCGCGAAGGCGGCCCTGCTGGACGGCTACCTCAACGGCGTGGAGCCGGTGGAGCCCAAGCTCAGCGCGCGCGACTCGGCGCTGACGCTGAAAATCGAGCAGGGCTTCCTCAAGGCCCGCATGGCGGCGGAGCGCGGCAGCCCGCACCTCCAGGACGAAGGCCGTGAGCTGCTGGCGCTGCTAGACCAGGCGCGGCGTGACTCGGGCACCACCGCGAGCCTGCTGTCCACGATGTGGCTGACGCTGCTCATCCTGCTGCGCGAGGGCTTCGAGGCGACCATCATCGTCGCGGCGCTGCTGGCCGCGCTGCGGAAGATGAAGGCCACCGAGCACGCCCGCGTGGTGCACTTCGGATGGATTTCCGCGCTGATTGTCGGCGCGCTGTCCTACGTGCTCGGCCGCCACCTGCTGGCCGGTGCCCAGCGCGAGTGGATGGAAGGCATCGCCGCGCTCGTGGCGGTGGCCATGCTGCTGTACGCGGCGATGTGGCTCAACGCCCGCTCCAACATCAGCCAGTTCATGGGCGAGCTGCGCGAGAAGATGCAGGGCGCGCTGGGCCGCGGCAGCATGCTGGGCCTGTTCCTCATCGCCTTCACCGCCGTGCTGCGCGAGAGCTTCGAGACGGCCATCTTCCTCCAGGGGCTCGCGCTGGACTCGCCGGAGGGCGTGGCCTGGGGCGCGCTCGCGGGCGCGGTGGCCATGGCGGTGATGGTCCTCTTCATCAACCGGCTGGGTTACCGCCTGCCGATGAAGACGCTCTTCAACGCATCCACCGTCATCCTGGTCCTCACCGCGGTGATGCTGCTGGGCAAGGGCCTGCACTCGCTGCAGGAAGTCGGTGCGCTGCCGCTCGAGCCCCTGCCCTTCCCCTTCATCACCGTGGACATGCTGGGCATCTATCCGGACGCGCTCTCGCTCGTTCCCCAGCTCCTGCTGGGCGGCATTCCGCTGGCCCTTGTCCTGCTCCGCCGAAAGGGCCGTGCCCAGCCTGTTTCCGAGGCCTCCGCGGGTTAG
- a CDS encoding GlsB/YeaQ/YmgE family stress response membrane protein, producing the protein MKVSRAHSIGLAMLVLSSGQNAAWAQEPPASEPARAPASELTPPPLVPAPGGWDAPTRRDEDAGDDSRPSQETEGTTSVNEQALPSKAHARPADPVPRVAVEFLAGAGGGIIAGSVGMLTGFIVGASTVGCDECGIVAGVGGITGVVVGIPAGTWMGGKLMGGQGTFLATAGGSLVGWGGALIGSALLGIGDNEPGGAVFLLLLPVVGAVAGYELSSPGEERPALTRKAPSTFQVVPVAGMGERGPRLGLAGSF; encoded by the coding sequence GTGAAGGTTTCGCGAGCGCACTCCATCGGGTTGGCCATGCTGGTCCTCTCCTCGGGCCAGAACGCCGCCTGGGCGCAGGAGCCCCCCGCGAGCGAGCCCGCCCGGGCGCCCGCCTCCGAGCTGACGCCGCCGCCCCTGGTTCCAGCCCCCGGCGGCTGGGACGCGCCGACGCGCCGCGACGAAGACGCCGGGGACGACTCCCGCCCGAGTCAGGAGACGGAAGGCACGACCTCCGTCAACGAACAGGCCCTTCCCAGCAAGGCCCACGCCCGCCCCGCGGACCCCGTGCCAAGGGTGGCGGTGGAGTTCCTGGCCGGCGCCGGTGGCGGCATCATCGCGGGCTCCGTGGGAATGCTCACCGGCTTCATCGTGGGTGCGTCCACGGTGGGCTGCGACGAGTGCGGCATCGTCGCGGGCGTCGGTGGCATCACCGGCGTGGTGGTGGGAATCCCCGCTGGGACGTGGATGGGCGGCAAGCTCATGGGCGGCCAGGGCACCTTCCTCGCCACCGCGGGGGGCAGCCTCGTGGGCTGGGGTGGCGCGCTGATCGGCTCCGCGCTACTGGGCATCGGAGACAACGAACCCGGCGGAGCGGTGTTCCTGCTGCTGCTTCCCGTGGTGGGCGCCGTCGCGGGCTATGAGCTGTCGTCGCCGGGAGAAGAGCGCCCCGCGCTCACCCGCAAGGCCCCGAGCACGTTCCAGGTGGTCCCCGTCGCCGGGATGGGCGAACGCGGGCCGCGCCTGGGCCTCGCCGGAAGCTTCTGA